gccctatggagctgtttgtggagacacacgtgcggagtcatgaccgccaaaaggggacgcaacagttcgttgacaaccgtgctcaacagtttgtggtgtgtttgttcaaccattttattttataagttattatcatgtttattgaattgaatatgattttttttttcaggagacctataataatcggttgagggagagatacggggatgatccttcgacccatccggaattcgatccggatttgtggatggaggctggatcgtcaggtggacccgataaaaatcgggtttacgggctctccaacactaccgctgccaagttgcggtcgaccggcactgcttcaaccggtgggagctcccaatctatatcgagctcccaatctaaggagtttgtggccttgcagcaaaggtgcgaccacctatcagaggcgtacacacaactcaaagaagagcaaagattggcgaacgaacaacacagattggcggacgaacaacgcagagcagagtctgaacaacaaagagcggcctatgaagagcttcgtcaaatggtcatgaacatgacacaaggtggaacatgtgcgcctaatcctttttggccgcctaacccccaccctcctcctcctccacctttatattaattgtttttttttttaaacacattcattttgtaatgaatattatttaactttgagtttttgttgcttaatataaattttatttgcataattggtttgtattactattaatttatattattttttctaaataattaaaaaaaaaattacacagggatttaccgacggaaaaaatccgtcggcattggacagtgtctgcggtattccatcccatcaccgacagaaataatccgtcggtataaaaataccgacgaatttacagacggatttattcggtcggtatgaaatatcaccgacacttttgccgacggatgtattccgtcggtatttacataacaccgacggaaaatattccatcggtatattccaagcggaaaactttttttttttttggcgcgcacggtccgtcggtaaaaccgtcggtaaatgttttttttgtattaccgaccgatatagcgacggaatgtggaatcaccgacaaaaggtattccgacgggagtattccgtcggtaatatagttggtaaatactttaccgacgaacgttctatcacacaccgacggaatatttccgtcggtaaaactgtgaaatcttgtagtgttatATAACGaatgaaaaatattgtaaaGTTGAGTTTCATTAATATCATATGGAGATGTAGTTTTTCATTTAACATGAAGAGTTGGGAATTTCAAGGAGTTTCCAATTGTCAATTTCACTAGGAGCTGATTTTGAAATTCAAGTCGAATATTACTgtaaatatacatataaaaagtcAATTTTTAGGATTTCATTGCTAGCTGTATTATGTTTTCacataaacttttattaattaataaataatgctaaaacttaaaaaaaaaaccttcttaatgagaaaaaaaatgtattataaaatctaatggtagagatagaaaaaaatggtAGATTTtacatatattaattagaaaaaagtacaaagattttatttataaaagaaagtaaaacatGGAATATGCTGGTTAATTGTGTGAAGGACCAACGATTACTTTGAAAGGTAGAAAGTTAaggaattaatattaaattatttttcgagTTTCATTAAATACTTAACCTTCTAATCATTAATGTCCATTTCACATATCatattttatgaagaaaaaaaacaattttatatctTTAAGGGTAACTCAactgatcaaattttaaatctatttctTAATGACCATGAGTTCAAGTCCTTTTAAAACTAGTAgaaatttacataattattaacttcagaGCTCGTGGGATTAATCAAGATGCACACAAGCTAATCCGAATACCTATgttaatactaataaaaaactttaaatccaaagaattgaagaaatgtttattctctctcaatttcttaagtttatataattcataaaataagaaacaatttTATTGCAATGAGTAAAAATTAGCTTTAATCCAAGAAGTtggttttctaataaaaaagatttgttcTCTAAGTTAAGTCATAAAGGcagatatataattttcagattATTAATTCAAAAGGAGTATTtaaggtgtgtttggtattgcgattGCTGTTATggttgtagttttaaaaaagttgttttataaaaagtacttttagttgaggttggtttggaaaaatatatgtttcgttaaaactgtggttgaaattgaggttgaacaaaaagtagtttaatgtgtttgattagaaaaatgcttttcaaattgagattataaaataattaaaaaatatttttaatttatatattgtagatttaactactattattacatcatgaaataaataatattgatatcaaatattttttattattccattaaactatatgcaatgtcatcacatacgaaatctattcaacaatgactatatttttcatggtttcttaagcatgcaacaacaaaaactgaattttttgttatgtaatcaagcaatctctttctaattttttgaataaaacacaattaaaataaaaataaaaactaatttttttttaactgggttggACACGGTAAGAACATAAttgaaattgcgatcaaattccacaaatgctacgtcatcatgcgatatccttctaatttatgtagtgttattaaataatattaaatactagtttttcaagtaaaacttaattttttttttaaaaaaattacaatttcattacgtaccaaaattcattcaataaaaactatagttttcatgatttcttaagtgtgcaataaaattaggtaaaaatattatcaggaataaaattaaaattacaatatgagtaaatttaataaacctttaactaattttttttaaaaaaatattgttcatgttCACGTAAATAGTACGAGTAAAATCACTTAACTACTTtggtttttcagaaaaaaaaaaaactaaacttttcatgtgaacagtgagtTAATTCACTtgtactagtttttcaaaaaaaaaaaaaactattttaagtTTAGCGAATAGCacgtgaattaaaattcactcgcAGTACAATGAAGCATGACTCAACTATTATAGCTTCCTGCCCCAGTCTTCAAAACCTACGgtttcaacttaatttttatgaattctattaatgaaaatcattttttttttatctaaataatgTTATATATAGCTGCGAATGAACCTCATTCATAACCATGTTACCACACAAAACACTTAATAGCGGTTTAAAAACATATGTTTATTGCGacggaaaaaaaacaaaaggaaagaaaagatgaCGTGGCTTCCTTTAGGGCGCACGACACCACAAGCTGGCAAGCAGAAAATAGACCGGTGGGAATCATGATCGAGTTCTCTGGCTATACACATGCAGTTCACAATATTGTGGTCTCCACAGGACAAAGACTTTTCGTGAATCTCATGTAAGATTTCAATTGTGTTTATTGTGGCGGTggtgttttgatgtttttataaatatattttttaattaaaaatatatttcaataaaatttttatattttatttttattttaactaaaaaataattaaaaaaacaaattcaactgcaaaaacaaaaacacaagcaGTGATCCCTCTCCTCACTTGCAAGCATCTCACAAAATAAGGACCAGCATATTCTAGTCCTAGAAGTTTTTAATTATGCAAATTACTCCATGagtttatcttatattttttatttcagagaatgcaaaaaaaataaaataaaaaaatgatactaACGAATTTGAAAATTGACCTGTCAACCGAAAgggaaattattttaatggattgCAAGGAAATTAAAGAGTTGGTATGTATCAACCAATCGTACGTCCATCCCAGTGAGACCCTACAAGGTTTTACAATAACGACAAAAATAGTTCTATAGTTGAATTGCTGTTCTGGATatttcttttgataatttttgttgttgggTGAAGGAAATGAATAATTGTGTTATGCgaacataatttaattattatattattagattcattataaaatttatttgtttgtgtgttttaaaaccttttttttaaattaatttttattttattttttctttactttaaatttttttagtgttttcagattattttaatgtattgatataaaaaataaaaaaaatattattttgatacatttacgagcgaaaaatactttaaaaaataactgttactACATTCTCAAATACCTCTTCCAAATTGTTAGGTTTTCTCCATCAAGCAAAagtctttccttttattttctctctcttttcttgcaatatatatttttattttactacaaATATTAactgtttataataaaaataagatccattttattttgtgtagttataattttattttgtaatataatGTTTCATcttatgatatttatatatatatatatttatttatttatcaattcgtttgatttagcttttaaaaattataatatacatAGTTAAAAATGTAAAGGGTTACACGGAAATATCATCTCATCTAATTTAATAaccttaagaaataaaaaggaaaaaaaaaacccttaaaaagaattaatcatTGAATGTCTTTTATGTGCAAAACGTGTTGAGTTTACTGTTTCTGAGACGGCCGCTTACTATTGGACCAATATCTTATAAGTTGTGGCGCAGCTTGAAATCTCGTAGTGTACTCGAACacactcactctctctctctctctctctctctctcaatggCGTTGTCTTGCGGTGTTTCCTTGACAGCTGCTTCTGGCTGGCCATTTCCTCAAAACCGAAATACAGAAAGGGTGAAGCCCATCCTCAAAGAATTTAAGCCTACCCTTCCGAGCACTAAAAAATGGAGCGTTTCACAGAAACAGACATTGGCTTTTGGTCCCACAAAACAGTACCCCATAACTATtaataatgtaattatatatatgtggatTTTGCACTTATAACTGTGTTTATCAAGGAATTTTTAACGAAATGTTagtcatttttttcaattttttttaaataataattggcCTTTATTACCTTATGAAAATTTATGTCAATGGAACTGTTTTTTTACTCTTGCAGGATGCTTCTGACAGTGCTGGGTTTGCAGAAAAGGTGCAGACATTCAAGCATATTTGGAGGAAAGAAGGAGAGGAGCCAATTCAAGGTCTGGCCATGATTGATGCTATCCAACGCCTTTGCATTGACTATCATTTCCAAGAGGAGATTGATTCAATTCTAACAAGGCAATCTATGTTATTAAGCACCATTCATAGTGATAACAATCTCTATGAGGTTGCGCTTCGCTTTCGATTGTTGAGACAACAAGGTTACCACGTATCCGCaggttgttaatttttaatgtttatccCATCTTCTTTTCATGCTATCTATGTGAAGTTATGATCCTTACGATTGCTTGTTTATCTCGAAATTGACATGTGGTAGGAGTATTTGACAACTTCAAGGACAATGAGGGAAGATTCAAGCAAAAACTAAGTGGCGACATCATGGGCCTAGTGAGTTTATATGAAGCTTCACAGCTAAGTATAAGAGGTGAAGATGTGCTGGATGAAGCTGGAGATTATAGTTATCAGCTTCTACGTTCAAGTTTGACACATCTAGACAATAATCAAGCTAGATTAGTTAGGAATTCTTTGGACCATCCACATCACAAAAGCCTGGCGAGTTTCACGGCCAAATACTATTTTAACGACGAGCCAAAGGGATGGATTAGTGAGCTTCAAGAACTTGCAAAGACCGAGTGTGAGAGGGTCCAATCCCAACATCAACACGAAATTGTTGAGATCTTGAAGTGAGTTTGATTGTGACTAACTGATTTTATATGCATGCTATCATGCACCGAATCCTTCTCACGTATTTTCTTACTTTAATGTGCTCATTTAGATGGTGGAAAGACCTCGGATTGTCTACCGAATTGAGATTTGCAAGAGATCAACCGCTTAAATGGTATATGTGGTCAATGGCATGCCTCACGGATCCAAGTCTTTCAGAACAAAGGATTGAGCTCACTAAACCCGTCTCTATGATATACATAATAGACGATATTTTCGATGTTCATGGCACTCTCGATGAGCTCGTTTGCTTCACAGAAGTTATCAACAGGTCATCATCAGTTGTAGGATTTATTATTCACATGCATCAAGTTTGAACGGACGTAGTTGATTTCTTAATTCTCACTCTCTCCCATCATCGTTTTAGATGGGACATTGCTGCCGCTGAACAATTACCGGACTACATGAAGATATGTTTCAAGGC
This is a stretch of genomic DNA from Populus alba chromosome 11, ASM523922v2, whole genome shotgun sequence. It encodes these proteins:
- the LOC118031658 gene encoding (3S,6E)-nerolidol synthase 1; amino-acid sequence: MALSCGVSLTAASGWPFPQNRNTERVKPILKEFKPTLPSTKKWSVSQKQTLAFGPTKQYPITINNDASDSAGFAEKVQTFKHIWRKEGEEPIQGLAMIDAIQRLCIDYHFQEEIDSILTRQSMLLSTIHSDNNLYEVALRFRLLRQQGYHVSAGVFDNFKDNEGRFKQKLSGDIMGLVSLYEASQLSIRGEDVLDEAGDYSYQLLRSSLTHLDNNQARLVRNSLDHPHHKSLASFTAKYYFNDEPKGWISELQELAKTECERVQSQHQHEIVEILKWWKDLGLSTELRFARDQPLKWYMWSMACLTDPSLSEQRIELTKPVSMIYIIDDIFDVHGTLDELVCFTEVINRWDIAAAEQLPDYMKICFKALNNITDEISYKIYNKHGWNPDDSLRKAWASLCRAFLVEARWFASGKLPSGEEYLKNGIVSSGVHVVLVHIFFLLGQGLSKENEELISNFPPIISSTATILRLWDDLGSAKDENQDGHDGSYVECYLRENEGSSFEDARKQVVHMISDAWKQLNQECLSPNPFSSTFSKASLNIARMVPLMYDYDVNHRLPSLEEHMKSLFYENVSVKKEEKAHDSIL